A genomic stretch from Megachile rotundata isolate GNS110a chromosome 1, iyMegRotu1, whole genome shotgun sequence includes:
- the LOC100883628 gene encoding sodium leak channel NALCN isoform X5, protein MMLGRKQSLKGEPVLADYGPEESLNESADIEWVNKLWVRRLMRSCALMSLASVCLNTPKTFEKVPPLQYVTFVCDLIITFLFTAEMIAKMHIRGILKRDKSYLKDHWCQFDGSMVVFLWLSVILQMFEMLGFVLKFSYVSILRAPRPLIMIRFLRVFLKFSMPKARINQIFKRSGQQIYNVTLFFLFFMSLYGLLGVQFFGELKNHCVLNTTDPKHITINSLAIPDTFCSTDPESGYQCPEGMTCMKLQLSKYIIGFNGFDEFVTSIFTVYQAASQEGWVFIMYRAIDSLPAWRAVLYFSTMIFFLAWLVKNVFIAVITETFNEIRVQFQQMWGVRGHISNNTASQILTGDDNGWKLVTLDENKHGGLASPICHAILRSPHFRMVVMCAILANGITTATMRFKHDEKPRHTYYDNYYYAEIAFTIFLDLETLFKIWCLGFRSYYKHSIHKFELLLAIGTTIHIIPLFYLSGFTYFQVLRVVRLIKASPMLEDFVYKIFGPGKKLGSLIIFTMCLLVISSSISMQLFCFLCDFTKFETFPEAFMSMFQILTQEAWVDVMDETMLRTHETMAPLVAMYFILYHLFVTLIVLSLFVAVILDNLELDEDIKKLKQLKFREQSAEIKETLPFRLRIFEKFPDSPQMTCLHKVPSDFNLPKVRESFMRQFVFEMENEENEGVKKINETFDSKMIYRKQRPVKILNNPPKVRNVVTSLKKAAVIYIINDSNNQRLLLGDSAMIPVPGKGLLKPQGTVSSAKQLRIDQKKSIRRSVRSGSIKLKQTYEHLMENGDIGGINRVSSSRSRPHDLDIKLLQAKRQQAEMRRNQREEDLRENHPFFDTPLFAVPRESKFRKICQSLVYARYDTNVKDPLTGKERKVQYKSLHNFLGLVTYLDWVMIFATTMSCISMMFETPRYRVMEVPALQITEYGFVIFMSIELALKILADGLFFTPKAYIKDVASVLDVFIYVVSLVFLCWMPKSVPPNSGAQLLMILRCVRPLRIFTLVPHMRKVVYELCRGFKEILLVSTLLFLLMFIFASYGVQLYGGRLARCNDPTILKREDCVGVFMRRVFVTKMKLRPGQNESYPSILVPRVWANPRRFNFDNIGDALMALFEVLSFKGWLDVRDVLIKALGPVHAIYIHIYIFLGCMIGLTLFVGVVIANYSENKGTALLTVDQRRWCDLKKRLKIAQPLHLPPRPDGKKFRAFIYDITQNISFKRFIAVMVLMNSALLCVSWRIEEEHTEALATVSTILTLIFLVEVIMKNIAFTPRGYWQSRRNRYDLLVTVVGVIWIVIHCTMKNDLSYVIGFMVVILRFFTITGKHTTLKMLMLTVGVSVCKSFFIIFGMFLLVFFYALAGTIIFGTVKYGEGIGRRANFESPVTGVAMLFRIVTGEDWNKIMHDCMIQPPYCTPAANYWETDCGNFHASLIYFCTFYVIITYIVLNLLVAIIMENFSLFYSNEEDALLSYADIRNFQNTWNVVDNHQKGFIPVKRFVSGKVYFTVIKR, encoded by the exons ATGATGTTGGGGCGCAAGCAGAGCCTCAAAGGGGAACCCGTCTTGGCCGATTATGGGCCAGAGGAGTCCCTCAATGAGAGCGCTGACATAGAATGGGTGAATaag CTATGGGTTAGAAGGTTGATGAGGTCCTGTGCTTTAATGTCTTTAGCTTCTGTTTGCTTAAATACTCCAAAGACTTTTGAAAAAGTTCCACCTCTTCAGTATGTAACCTTTGTTTGcgatttaattattacattcttATTTACTGCTGAAATGATTGCCAAAATGCATATACGAGGTATACTGAAG AGGGATAAATCTTACTTAAAGGATCACTGGTGCCAATTTGATGGGAGTATGGTTGTCTTCCTTTGGTTGTctgtaattttacaaatgtttgaAATGTTAGGCTTTGTTTTGAAATTCAGTTACGTATCAATACTACGAGCACCACGTCCGTTGATCATGATACGCTTCCTAAGAGTCTTCCTTAAGTTCTCTATGCCGAAAGCTAGAatcaatcaaattttcaa ACGTTCTGGCCAACAGATATACAATGTTACtcttttcttcctcttcttcatgTCCTTGTATGGTCTGTTAGGTGTTCAGTTTTTCGGTGAATTAAAAAATCACTGCGTTTTGAATACAACAGATCCAAAACATATAACAATTAATAGTTTAGCCATTCCTGACACGTTTTGTTCTACTGATCCTGAATCAGGATATCAGTGTCCAGAGGGGATGACTTGTATGAAACTCCAGTTGTCCAAATATATTATAGGATTCAACGGTTTTGATGAATTTG TTACCAGCATTTTTACTGTTTATCAAGCTGCATCTCAAGAAGGATGGGTTTTTATTATGTACCGTGCCATAGATAGTTTACCTGCTTGGCGTGCTGTTCTCTACTTCAGCACAATGATATTTTTTCTTGCATGGCTtgtaaaaaatgttttcattgctGTTATCACAGAAACATTCAATGAAATACGGGTACAATTTCAACAGATGTGGGGAGTCAGAGGACATATCAGTAATAATACAGCATCACAA atATTAACTGGTGACGATAATGGTTGGAAATTGGTAACTTTGGATGAAAATAAACATGGAGGATTAGCTTCACCCATATGCCATGCCATCCTTAGATCTCCTCACTTCCGTATGGTGGTGATGTGTGCAATCTTAGCAAATGGTATCACCACTGCAACCATGAGATTCAAGCACGACGAAAAGCCCCGTCACACTTACTATGACAACTATTATTATGCTGAGATTGCGTTTACCATATTCTTGGATCTGGAAACACTGTTTAAAATCTGGTGCCTGGGATTTCGCAGTTATTACAAGCATTCGATTCACAAATTCGAGCTGCTATTAGCAATTGGTACTACCATTCACATCATTCCACTCTTCTACCTTTCTGGCTTCACATATTTCCAG GTCCTTAGAGTTGTCAGACTCATAAAAGCATCTCCAATGTTAGAagattttgtatataaaatatttggcCCAGGAAAGAAGTTGGGCAGCCTCATCATTTTTACAATGTGCCTACTGGTTATATCATCTAGTATTTCTATGCAGCTTTTTTGTTTTCTGTGCGATTTTACGAAGTTTGAAACATTTCCAGAG GCATTCATGTCTATGTTTCAAATTCTAACACAAGAAGCTTGGGTTGATGTTATGGATGAAACAATGCTACGTACACATGAGACAATGGCACCTCTTGTTGCTatgtactttattttatatcatCTTTTTGTCACACTG attGTGCTCAGTTTGTTCGTTGCTGTTATTTTGGACAATCTCGAATTGGATGAAGATATCAAGAAATTGAAGCAATTGAAATTTCGTGAACAGAGTgcagaaataaaagaaactctACCATTCAGATTAAGAATCTTTGAAAAATTTCCTGACAGTCCTCAAATGACATGTCTGCACAAAGTACCATCAGACTTCAATCTCCCAAAA GTACGCGAAAGTTTCATGAGACAATTTGTGTTTGAGATGGAAAATGAAGAAAACGAGGGAgtgaaaaaaattaatgaaacttttGATTCAAAAATGATTTACAGGAAACAACGTccagtaaaaattttaaataatccacCAAAAGTAAGAAATGTTGTTACAAGTCTCAAGAAAGCAGCTGTTATTTACATTATAAA TGATTCCAACAACCAGAGGTTATTGTTAGGTGATTCTGCTATGATACCAGTACCGGGAAAAGGTCTCTTGAAGCCACAGGGTACTGTCAGCAGTGCCAAGCAGTTACGCATAGATCAGAAAAA ATCAATTAGAAGAAGCGTTCGTAGCGGATCAATCAAGTTAAAACAAACGTATGAACACTTAATGGAAAATGGTGATATTGGAGGTATAAATAGAGTTAGTTCTTCTCGAAGTAGACCGCATGATTTGGACATTAAATTATTGCAAGCTAAACGGCAACAAGCTGAGATGAGAAG AAACCAACGCGAGGAGGACTTGCGTGAAAATCACCCATTTTTTGATACACCATTGTTCGCGGTACCGCGCGAGAGTAAATTCCGTAAAATTTGCCAGTCGCTCGTTTATGCAAGATACGATACGAACGTAAAAGATCCGTTAACTGGAAAAGAGAGGAAAGTTCAATATAAAAGTTTGCA CAATTTTCTGGGTTTGGTCACGTATCTCGATTGGGTAATGATCTTCGCTACGACGATGTCTTGCATCTCCATGATGTTCGAAACCCCACGATACCGCGTAATGGAGGTACCGGCGTTGCAGATTACCGAATACGGTTTCGTGATCTTTATGAGTATCGAATTGGCTCTAAAAATTCTGGCGGACGGATTGTTTTTCACGCCGAAAGCGTATATCAAAGACGTCGCCTCCGTTTTGGACGTTTTTATCTACGTC GTCAGTCTTGTGTTTCTTTGTTGGATGCCGAAGAGCGTGCCACCGAATTCTGGCGCGCAACTTCTCATGATCTTACGCTGCGTTAGGCCGTTAAGAATCTTTACTCTTGTACCACACATGAGGAAGGTTGTTTACGAGCTGTGTAGAGGCTTCAAAGAGATCTTATTG GTGTCTACTCTGTTGTTTCTGTTGATGTTTATATTTGCGAGTTATGGTGTACAACTTTATGGAGGTAGATTAGCTCGTTGCAATGATCCCACCATCCTGAAACGGGAAGATTGTGTTGGAGTATTTATGAGAAGAGTTTTTGTGACGAAAATGAAACTACGACCAGGCCAAAATGAGAGTTATCCATCTATACTAGTGCCACGTGTTTG GGCTAATCCTAGGCGGTTTAATTTCGACAATATCGGTGATGCATTGATGGCACTTTTTGAAGTACTCTCCTTTAAAGGTTGGCTCGACGTTAGAGACGTTCTTATCAAAGCACTTGGTCCC GTCCATGCGATTTATatccatatttatattttcctgGGCTGTATGATCGGTTTGACGTTGTTTGTTGGTGTTGTTATTGCTAATTATTCTGAAAACAAAGGAACTGCGTTACTCACAGTCGATCAAAGACGATG GTGTGATTTAAAAAAACGATTGAAAATTGCTCAACCATTGCACTTACCACCCAGACCAGACGGAAAGAAATTTAGAGCCTTTATCTATGACATCACTCAAAACATCTCTTTCAAAAGATTCATCGCAGTCATGGTACTAATGAACAGTGCTCttctgtgtgtttct TGGAGAATCGAGGAAGAACACACGGAAGCACTCGCTACGGTGTCCACGATTCTGACACTGATCTTCCTCGTAGAAGTAATTATGAAAAACATTGCTTTTACACCACGTGGCTATTGGCAGTCCAGAAGAAACAGATATGATTTGCTGGTGACAGTCGTGGGTGTTATTTGGATCGTCATTCATTGTACAATGAAG AACGATTTGTCATACGTAATTGGCTTTATGGTTGTGATACTTAGATTCTTCACGATAACTGGCAAACATACGACTCTCAAAATGTTAATGTTGACGGTTGGAGTATCCGTTTGTAAAAGTTTCTTCATTATATTCGGCATGTTTCTTCTTGTTTTCTTTTATGCGCTAGCAGGCACTATCATCTTTGGAACGGTCAAATACGGTGAAGGTATAGGAAG GCGTGCCAATTTCGAATCACCTGTAACTGGCGTTGCCATGCTCTTCCGTATTGTCACGGGAGAAGATTGGAATAAAATAATGCACGATTGCATGATACAACCGCCGTATTGCACTCCGGCTGCTAATTATTGGGAGACAGATTGCGGCAATTTCCATGCTtccttaatttatttttgtactttctACGTCATTATTACCTATATCGTTTTAAATCTTCTTGTGG CTATTATCATGGAAAACTTCTCTCTATTTTACTCCAACGAAGAAGATGCACTGTTGTCCTACGCTGACATCAGGAACTTCCAAAATACCTGGAACGTTGTTGATAATCATCAGAAGGGTTTTATACCAGTGAAACGG TTTGTTTCAGGTAAAGTTTATTTTACGGTTATTAAAAGGTAG